One window from the genome of Cyclobacterium amurskyense encodes:
- a CDS encoding DUF7935 family protein: MDYLFELLKIIIPAGLVIYGMFIITVSFLKKEKEMKWLDIKSKNSEQIIPLRIQAGERLCLLLERISPNNLIRRVNGPDMLAGELHSLLIQEIRNEFNHNLSQQVYFTDDSWETLRSAVEQTISLINQAYQQVSQDERSLELSKKIFQLAMETDQDSIGVALKKIKDEIRIYY, translated from the coding sequence ATGGATTACCTATTTGAACTATTAAAAATAATTATTCCTGCAGGCCTGGTCATTTATGGAATGTTTATTATTACGGTATCATTTTTGAAGAAGGAAAAAGAGATGAAATGGTTGGATATCAAATCCAAAAATTCTGAACAGATTATTCCTTTGCGAATTCAAGCCGGTGAAAGGCTCTGCTTATTGTTGGAAAGAATCTCTCCAAACAACCTTATAAGAAGGGTAAATGGGCCTGACATGCTGGCTGGAGAATTACATAGTCTGTTGATTCAAGAAATTAGAAATGAGTTCAATCATAATTTGTCTCAACAAGTGTATTTCACAGATGATTCGTGGGAGACTTTGCGTTCCGCTGTGGAGCAAACCATTTCACTTATCAACCAAGCTTACCAGCAAGTAAGTCAGGATGAAAGGAGTCTTGAGTTGTCAAAAAAAATATTTCAACTCGCAATGGAAACAGATCAGGATAGCATAGGAGTCGCCCTAAAAAAAATCAAAGATGAAATACGCATTTACTACTGA
- a CDS encoding HesB/IscA family protein — protein sequence MLTPIKITAKALEEIKSIMTTKNIPVEYSLRIGVKGGGCGGVSYALGFDLTKDGDQEFEIGGLPVLIEKKHVMFLMGMQVDFHESNEARGFVFTNPDLPKRHDKQ from the coding sequence ATGTTGACTCCAATAAAAATTACGGCCAAGGCTCTCGAAGAGATCAAATCCATTATGACCACCAAGAATATACCTGTCGAATATTCCTTAAGAATAGGTGTAAAGGGTGGGGGCTGTGGTGGCGTTTCCTATGCATTGGGTTTTGATCTGACGAAGGATGGTGACCAGGAATTTGAAATTGGAGGATTGCCAGTACTAATAGAAAAAAAACATGTGATGTTCCTGATGGGTATGCAGGTGGATTTTCACGAAAGCAATGAAGCGAGAGGGTTTGTGTTTACCAATCCTGATCTGCCCAAAAGACACGACAAGCAGTAA
- the dtd gene encoding D-aminoacyl-tRNA deacylase: MIVVLQRVKKASVSIDANEKSAIGPGLLLLLGIETADTSEDISWICRKVVNMRIFTDQQGVMNESILERDGDVLIVSQFTLHASTKKGNRPSYIKAARPEVAIPLYEQFIEEMTNQLKKPVSTGEFGADMQVSLINDGPVTIILDSKNKV; encoded by the coding sequence ATGATTGTAGTATTACAAAGAGTAAAAAAGGCTTCGGTGAGCATTGATGCCAATGAAAAATCAGCGATTGGCCCAGGTTTGTTACTACTTTTAGGTATAGAAACAGCAGATACCTCCGAGGATATTTCTTGGATATGTAGAAAGGTAGTAAATATGAGAATCTTTACTGATCAGCAAGGGGTCATGAACGAGAGTATTTTGGAAAGAGATGGTGATGTTTTGATTGTAAGTCAATTTACTCTTCATGCTAGTACTAAAAAAGGAAATAGGCCTTCTTATATCAAGGCCGCTAGGCCTGAAGTCGCTATTCCGCTTTACGAACAATTTATAGAAGAGATGACCAATCAGTTGAAGAAGCCTGTCTCCACCGGAGAGTTTGGTGCTGATATGCAGGTTTCCTTAATAAATGATGGGCCGGTTACAATTATCCTAGATTCAAAAAACAAGGTGTAA
- a CDS encoding DivIVA domain-containing protein codes for MKITPLDIRQKTFEKNFRGYDKDEVSTFLSYLSQEWEKLVEEKNALKVKYEHAEKEASKLREVEQSLFKTLKTAEDTGASIIEQANKTAELILKEAQMNADALHAESKGNARSLIDQAESQSKNIIEDLKEDVNLLVENYEKLLDQRDYLLKNLKRTASETLENVRAAQEGFTEIDSGIHTRLVKELQRKEKHNNSSEKEVSKPVPSGNTYIWEQPKNQAEPEKESVQTEIESIPTPEAEAAKEIDTEEMEKPSEEHTTLPKNKNKDQSGSFFDQFE; via the coding sequence ATGAAAATTACACCATTAGATATCCGTCAAAAGACCTTCGAAAAAAATTTCAGAGGCTATGATAAAGATGAAGTTTCAACCTTCTTAAGCTATTTGTCTCAAGAATGGGAAAAGCTTGTAGAAGAGAAAAATGCGCTCAAGGTAAAGTATGAGCATGCTGAAAAAGAAGCTTCCAAATTAAGGGAAGTGGAACAGTCGCTTTTCAAAACATTGAAAACAGCAGAAGACACTGGCGCTAGCATTATTGAACAAGCGAATAAAACAGCAGAATTAATTTTAAAAGAGGCGCAGATGAATGCCGATGCGCTTCATGCAGAATCAAAAGGGAATGCAAGAAGCCTGATAGATCAAGCAGAATCACAATCCAAAAATATTATTGAAGACCTTAAAGAGGATGTCAATCTATTGGTAGAGAATTATGAAAAATTACTAGACCAAAGAGATTATTTATTAAAGAATTTAAAACGTACTGCTTCCGAGACCTTAGAGAACGTTAGAGCAGCGCAGGAGGGATTCACAGAAATAGATTCTGGTATCCATACCCGCTTGGTCAAAGAACTTCAACGGAAGGAAAAACATAACAATTCTTCTGAAAAAGAAGTATCAAAACCAGTTCCTTCTGGAAATACATACATTTGGGAGCAACCTAAAAATCAAGCGGAACCGGAGAAAGAAAGTGTTCAAACTGAAATTGAAAGTATCCCGACTCCGGAAGCTGAAGCGGCTAAGGAGATAGATACTGAAGAAATGGAAAAGCCAAGTGAGGAGCATACCACTTTGCCTAAGAATAAAAACAAGGACCAATCGGGTTCATTTTTTGACCAATTTGAATAA
- a CDS encoding DUF4268 domain-containing protein has product MYTKHEIKKTRQDFWTTFGQYMKPVPNADGSKINWKNYKTGVKHMYFRMKAERDFASISIEVQHPDEEIRGLLFDQLITFKRIFQQEVGEEWEWTSDSPNEWGELSSKVEKTITGVNVMRKDDWPKIISFLKPRIVAIDAFWANMKYGFEGLV; this is encoded by the coding sequence ATGTACACGAAACATGAAATCAAGAAAACCAGACAAGATTTTTGGACTACTTTTGGTCAATATATGAAGCCTGTGCCCAATGCTGATGGATCAAAAATCAACTGGAAAAACTATAAAACAGGTGTGAAGCACATGTATTTTAGGATGAAAGCAGAACGAGATTTTGCCTCCATTTCCATAGAAGTTCAACATCCGGATGAGGAAATCAGAGGTTTATTGTTCGATCAATTGATTACTTTCAAAAGAATTTTTCAACAAGAAGTAGGGGAAGAGTGGGAGTGGACTTCCGATTCGCCAAACGAATGGGGAGAGCTGTCAAGCAAAGTGGAAAAAACCATTACAGGAGTAAACGTGATGAGAAAAGATGATTGGCCAAAAATCATCTCCTTTCTAAAGCCGCGGATAGTTGCAATTGATGCCTTCTGGGCAAATATGAAATATGGTTTTGAAGGATTGGTCTAA
- a CDS encoding 4'-phosphopantetheinyl transferase family protein, with the protein MLTKIEKISPLSAFAINNIKSSENSSMDFLSFREKLSLANIGHPQKRKEWKAARLAIKNTLDNLELPYPGFYKDQHGKSHSMDGAGHVSLTHHGDWAAAIFHKDMPVGIDLESVREKTVPLGPKYLDPLEIDFLGKDPLLYTMAWSVKESIFKCQGKKGISLRQNIILAPFTTNDKIVNGKIHGSDFSDHYYQVVVHSENDMVLTYTVW; encoded by the coding sequence ATGTTAACAAAAATAGAAAAAATTAGCCCTTTATCTGCTTTTGCCATCAACAATATTAAATCCTCCGAAAACAGTTCCATGGACTTTTTAAGTTTCAGAGAAAAACTATCTCTGGCAAATATCGGCCATCCACAAAAAAGAAAAGAATGGAAGGCTGCAAGATTAGCCATAAAAAACACCTTGGACAACCTGGAATTACCTTACCCTGGCTTTTATAAAGATCAACATGGCAAATCTCACTCTATGGATGGAGCAGGACATGTTTCACTTACCCATCACGGTGATTGGGCTGCAGCAATATTTCACAAGGATATGCCTGTAGGAATTGACCTGGAAAGCGTCAGAGAAAAAACAGTGCCACTAGGGCCAAAATACCTTGATCCTTTAGAAATAGACTTTTTAGGCAAAGACCCCTTATTGTATACAATGGCTTGGTCGGTAAAAGAAAGCATCTTTAAATGCCAAGGAAAAAAAGGCATTAGCCTAAGACAGAATATTATTTTAGCCCCTTTCACAACAAACGATAAAATTGTTAATGGTAAAATACACGGCTCTGATTTTTCCGATCATTACTACCAAGTCGTGGTTCATTCAGAAAACGATATGGTTCTAACCTATACTGTTTGGTGA
- a CDS encoding Rossmann-fold NAD(P)-binding domain-containing protein — protein MSHIAFVSGASGLVGIQLLHQLFKNEAIDWVVTFGRRELALKHQKLVQVKVDFEHLDKVDLEEEVRKQNMGGDKRSLLKGLSETSTSIIAFSALGTTIKKAGSKENFRRIDHDYVLDFARMSLRLGASKFMYVSAIGADAQSAILYNKVKGEVENGLKRMDFNYVGIFQPSILLGERNENRPGEEIGKVVMKFVTFFGLFSKYKPIYDHQVAKAMVQKALNLNLTGNETITSSEMHKMTQ, from the coding sequence ATGAGTCACATCGCTTTTGTTTCCGGTGCTTCCGGTTTGGTGGGGATACAACTTCTCCATCAGCTTTTTAAGAATGAAGCCATTGATTGGGTCGTGACCTTCGGAAGAAGGGAATTAGCCCTTAAACATCAAAAACTGGTTCAGGTAAAGGTTGATTTTGAACATTTGGATAAAGTCGACCTGGAAGAAGAAGTTAGGAAGCAGAATATGGGTGGTGATAAGCGATCCTTATTAAAGGGACTTAGTGAGACCTCTACATCGATTATCGCTTTTAGCGCCTTAGGAACTACCATTAAAAAGGCGGGGTCTAAAGAGAATTTTCGACGAATAGACCATGATTATGTTCTGGATTTTGCAAGAATGAGTTTGAGGTTAGGAGCTAGTAAATTCATGTATGTAAGTGCCATTGGAGCGGATGCTCAATCAGCAATTCTTTATAATAAAGTAAAGGGTGAGGTTGAAAATGGTTTAAAGCGAATGGATTTTAATTATGTTGGTATTTTTCAGCCTTCCATATTATTAGGAGAAAGAAATGAAAACAGGCCTGGGGAGGAAATAGGTAAAGTAGTCATGAAGTTTGTTACCTTCTTTGGGCTCTTTAGTAAGTATAAACCGATTTATGATCATCAGGTAGCCAAAGCTATGGTGCAAAAAGCGCTGAACTTAAATCTCACAGGAAATGAGACCATCACGTCTTCTGAGATGCATAAAATGACACAATGA
- a CDS encoding WD40 repeat domain-containing protein gives MSNIQVSKLNTLRGHNHSVFALAIGCLPHLIYTGSGDGMVVEWDLSRPGDGLLLAKLPSSVYALEVDEQRNLLFIGQNNEGVHVVDLKSKKEIWSLKITSHSIFDIKVIDNLLLVATGDGVLVVLDIDERSIVRHIKISDQSLRVLAVSPDKRQISVGASDNMVKVFDLENWKPLAKLQGHIKSVFALSYSPDGKMLVSGGRDAQLKFWDPSNFEELRNIAAHMYAINYLSFREDGKYFVTCSMDKSMKIWDSEAFKLLKVIDKARYVGHGTSINKVLWIKDQVVAISDDHTVSVWEINIGQ, from the coding sequence ATGTCAAATATTCAAGTAAGTAAACTTAACACATTAAGAGGTCATAATCATTCTGTTTTTGCACTTGCCATTGGTTGCTTGCCCCACCTTATATACACTGGGTCAGGAGATGGGATGGTGGTGGAATGGGATCTTTCTCGTCCTGGAGATGGGCTTTTATTGGCTAAATTGCCCAGTTCAGTCTATGCTTTGGAAGTAGATGAACAAAGAAATTTGCTATTTATTGGGCAGAATAATGAAGGGGTTCATGTTGTCGACCTAAAGAGTAAAAAGGAGATTTGGTCTCTAAAAATCACTTCCCATTCCATTTTTGATATAAAAGTAATTGATAATTTATTGTTGGTAGCCACAGGGGATGGGGTGTTGGTGGTTTTGGATATAGACGAAAGATCTATTGTTCGCCATATTAAAATCAGTGACCAGTCTTTACGCGTATTGGCAGTTTCTCCAGATAAGCGTCAGATAAGTGTAGGTGCCAGCGATAATATGGTAAAAGTTTTTGATTTAGAAAATTGGAAACCATTAGCGAAATTGCAGGGACATATAAAATCAGTGTTTGCCTTGTCTTACAGCCCTGATGGAAAAATGCTTGTAAGTGGAGGAAGAGATGCTCAACTTAAGTTTTGGGATCCTTCGAATTTTGAAGAGCTACGGAATATTGCTGCACATATGTATGCAATCAATTACCTTTCCTTTAGAGAGGATGGTAAGTATTTTGTGACTTGTAGTATGGACAAATCAATGAAAATTTGGGATTCTGAGGCATTCAAATTGTTGAAAGTAATAGATAAGGCAAGGTATGTAGGTCATGGAACCTCCATCAATAAAGTTTTGTGGATTAAAGATCAAGTAGTAGCCATCAGTGATGATCATACTGTTTCTGTTTGGGAGATAAATATTGGTCAATAA
- a CDS encoding YkvA family protein: MDSYTSGQSLFEKVKAIYLNRAEHIAGTEKKLSSLLVKVNRKWQELSQNPTFAQVKFQVEIFIRMIKAHMSKKYSGLSNRSLGLLVLGLFYFALPTDLVPDFIPFVGYVDDITVLLAIFKSLQSDIEKFLDWEKNQDL, translated from the coding sequence ATGGACAGTTATACATCAGGTCAAAGCCTCTTTGAGAAGGTTAAAGCCATATACCTAAACAGGGCTGAGCACATTGCGGGTACCGAGAAAAAGCTGAGCAGTTTGCTAGTGAAAGTAAATAGAAAGTGGCAAGAACTTTCTCAAAACCCAACTTTTGCACAAGTCAAATTTCAAGTTGAAATTTTCATAAGAATGATTAAGGCCCATATGAGCAAGAAATATTCAGGCCTGTCAAATAGGTCATTGGGTTTGTTAGTCCTTGGCTTGTTTTATTTTGCACTTCCCACTGACCTAGTGCCGGATTTTATTCCCTTTGTAGGTTATGTGGATGATATAACTGTTTTGCTCGCTATTTTCAAAAGCCTTCAATCGGACATAGAGAAATTTTTAGACTGGGAAAAAAATCAGGATTTATGA
- the folB gene encoding dihydroneopterin aldolase: MGKVSLEGIEFHAFHGVFSEEKKLGNRFTVDMHVHTDFKEAMRTDDLKYTVDYFKLYQIAKAHMQVPVKLLEHLGYLMIKDILKAYPESYEIQVIIKKHNPALGGVVNFSVVEVVYPRDFQ; encoded by the coding sequence ATGGGAAAAGTATCACTCGAGGGGATTGAATTTCACGCCTTTCATGGGGTGTTCTCCGAAGAAAAGAAATTAGGCAATCGCTTTACGGTTGATATGCATGTACACACCGATTTCAAGGAAGCTATGCGTACGGATGACCTCAAATACACTGTTGATTATTTTAAGCTTTACCAAATAGCTAAAGCTCATATGCAGGTTCCGGTGAAGTTGTTGGAACATTTAGGGTATTTAATGATCAAAGATATTTTAAAAGCCTATCCTGAAAGTTATGAAATTCAGGTGATAATAAAAAAACATAATCCTGCCCTTGGTGGGGTAGTTAATTTTTCTGTTGTAGAGGTGGTTTACCCTAGAGATTTTCAATAA